A window of Microbacterium luteolum contains these coding sequences:
- a CDS encoding phosphoketolase family protein: MDELSAGIADDRSVDFLATHPWPLRGARPVTETALHAVNAWWRAANYLSVGQIYLLDNPLLREPLTPDHIKPRLLGHWGTTPGLNFVYAHLNRVIRERSLHAIYIAGPGHGGPGMVANAYLDGTYSEIYDSIDRSEDGVRRLFRQFSFPGGIPSHVAPETPGSIHEGGELGYSLSHAYGAAFDNPDLLVATVVGDGEAETGPLATGWHGNKFVNPRQDGVVLPILHLNGYKIANPTLLARIPETELLELMRGYGHTPYLVSGGFDGEDPMDVHRRFAVVIDEVLDHIARIKADADSGALRGRPAWPMIILRTPKGWTCPREIDGHPAEDNWRSHQVPLRDARDTEAHTRLLESWMRSYGPDELFDENGAVAESVSALAPDGDLRMSANPVANGGLLRKDLRLPDFRDYAVDVPEPGATVSEATRVLGGWLRDVIEANPHDFRIFGPDETASNRLDAVFEVTDKQWNAESLPMDDDNHLARTGRVVEMLSEHQCQGWLEGYLLTGRHGLLNSYEAFIHIVDSMFNQHAKWLKTSRGIPWRRPISSLNYLLSSHVWRQDHNGLSHQDPGFIDHVVNKKADVVRVYLPFDANTLLSTYDHCLRSRDYVNVVVAGKQPAPNWLDMDAAIEHCTRGLGLLDWAGTERPGEEPDVVLAAAGDVPTLEVLAAASILRSRISELKVRVVNVVDLMRLQTQDKHPHGLDDQEYDAIFTADKPVVFAYHGYPWLIHRLTYRRHGHAHLHVRGYIEEGTTTTPFDMVMMNDIDRFHLVMDVIDRVPGLGAREAGLRQEMQDSRVRARAYTRLHGEDAPEIRNWAWTGPADGVDHRPNE; this comes from the coding sequence ATGGACGAACTATCCGCTGGGATCGCCGATGACCGCTCCGTCGACTTCCTGGCTACACATCCGTGGCCGCTACGTGGTGCGAGGCCCGTCACCGAGACGGCGCTTCATGCCGTGAACGCGTGGTGGCGCGCAGCGAACTATCTCTCAGTCGGGCAGATCTACTTGCTCGACAATCCGCTCCTCCGAGAACCCCTCACTCCGGACCACATCAAACCGCGACTGCTCGGACACTGGGGAACCACCCCTGGCCTCAACTTCGTCTACGCGCACCTCAATCGCGTCATCCGAGAGCGATCTCTCCATGCGATCTACATCGCGGGCCCCGGGCACGGCGGTCCCGGCATGGTCGCGAACGCCTACCTGGATGGGACGTACAGCGAGATCTACGACTCCATCGATCGCTCGGAGGACGGCGTGCGGCGACTGTTCCGCCAGTTCTCCTTCCCTGGGGGCATACCGAGCCACGTCGCACCGGAGACCCCCGGGTCGATCCACGAAGGCGGTGAGCTCGGCTATTCCCTCTCTCATGCCTACGGCGCCGCGTTCGACAATCCCGACCTCCTCGTCGCCACGGTCGTCGGTGACGGAGAAGCCGAGACCGGCCCGCTGGCGACCGGGTGGCACGGGAACAAGTTCGTCAATCCGCGGCAGGACGGGGTGGTTCTGCCGATCCTGCATCTCAACGGGTACAAGATCGCCAACCCCACGCTTCTCGCTCGGATACCCGAGACGGAACTGCTCGAGCTCATGCGCGGGTACGGCCACACCCCGTACCTCGTCTCCGGTGGGTTCGACGGAGAGGATCCGATGGACGTGCATCGACGCTTCGCCGTGGTCATCGACGAAGTCCTGGATCACATCGCGCGAATCAAGGCGGATGCAGACTCCGGCGCTCTGCGCGGGCGACCGGCGTGGCCGATGATCATCCTGCGCACGCCGAAAGGGTGGACGTGTCCGAGAGAGATCGACGGCCACCCGGCGGAGGACAACTGGCGATCGCATCAGGTGCCGCTGCGCGATGCGCGCGACACCGAGGCGCACACAAGGCTGCTCGAATCGTGGATGCGGTCCTACGGTCCGGATGAGCTCTTCGATGAGAACGGCGCCGTCGCCGAATCGGTCTCAGCACTGGCCCCCGACGGGGACCTCAGGATGAGCGCCAATCCGGTAGCGAACGGCGGCCTGCTGAGGAAGGATCTGCGACTCCCGGACTTCCGCGACTACGCGGTCGACGTCCCAGAGCCGGGCGCGACTGTGAGCGAGGCGACCCGTGTGCTCGGAGGCTGGCTTCGCGATGTGATCGAGGCCAACCCGCACGACTTCCGCATCTTCGGCCCCGACGAGACAGCATCCAACCGCCTCGATGCCGTCTTCGAAGTGACGGACAAGCAATGGAACGCCGAGTCGCTGCCGATGGACGACGACAACCATCTGGCGCGCACCGGCAGGGTCGTCGAGATGCTCAGCGAACATCAGTGCCAGGGCTGGCTGGAGGGATACCTGTTGACCGGCCGCCACGGCCTCCTCAACTCGTACGAGGCGTTCATCCACATCGTGGACTCGATGTTCAATCAGCATGCGAAGTGGCTGAAGACGAGCCGGGGTATACCGTGGCGGCGGCCGATCTCCTCGCTGAACTACCTGCTCAGCTCTCACGTCTGGCGGCAGGATCACAACGGGCTGTCCCACCAGGACCCCGGGTTCATCGACCACGTCGTGAACAAGAAAGCCGATGTGGTCCGGGTGTATCTGCCCTTCGATGCGAACACCCTGCTGTCGACGTACGACCATTGTCTGCGTTCTCGCGACTATGTGAACGTCGTCGTCGCGGGGAAGCAGCCGGCGCCGAACTGGCTCGATATGGATGCCGCGATCGAGCACTGCACCCGCGGTTTGGGCCTCCTGGACTGGGCAGGGACCGAACGGCCAGGGGAGGAACCTGATGTCGTCCTCGCGGCGGCGGGCGACGTCCCGACGTTGGAGGTGCTCGCCGCAGCATCCATCCTGCGGAGCCGGATATCGGAATTGAAGGTGCGCGTTGTCAACGTCGTCGACCTCATGCGGCTGCAGACGCAGGACAAGCACCCGCACGGCCTGGACGATCAGGAATATGACGCGATCTTCACCGCCGACAAGCCTGTCGTCTTCGCCTACCACGGCTACCCGTGGCTCATTCATCGTCTGACCTATCGCCGCCACGGCCACGCCCATCTCCACGTGCGCGGATACATCGAGGAAGGCACCACGACCACACCGTTCGACATGGTGATGATGAACGACATCGACCGGTTCCACCTGGTGATGGACGTGATCGACCGAGTTCCTGGTCTCGGAGCCCGGGAGGCGGGCTTGCGACAGGAAATGCAGGATTCACGGGTACGCGCACGGGCGTATACGCGGCTCCATGGCGAGGACGCGCCCGAGATCAGGAACTGGGCCTGGACGGGGCCCGCTGATGGGGTCGATCACCGACCGAACGAGTGA
- a CDS encoding pyridoxamine 5'-phosphate oxidase family protein, whose protein sequence is MMVNDDPAPSYRDTSAAAPAAAAVGVEEIGTAACWRLIEASSLGRLAVQNVDGHPDVFPLNYLVHEGSLYVRSAPGAKLRSLVAHPEVAFEVDGITDAFHWSVVIRGRATRMNTDAAIAASGVLQLISSSPTAKHNYLRLVPDTVTGRRFAVGSSAPARADDARATPEREIVTEEHVTPRGRTPHRTADKPQPIPHLRPWTGG, encoded by the coding sequence ATGATGGTGAACGACGACCCCGCCCCTTCCTACCGTGACACGTCGGCCGCTGCGCCGGCGGCGGCAGCAGTCGGTGTTGAGGAGATCGGCACGGCAGCGTGCTGGCGGCTGATCGAGGCGAGTTCATTGGGTCGTCTTGCTGTCCAGAACGTCGACGGCCACCCCGACGTGTTTCCGCTCAACTATCTCGTTCACGAGGGAAGCCTGTACGTGAGGTCAGCGCCGGGCGCCAAGCTGCGAAGCCTCGTCGCTCACCCCGAAGTGGCCTTCGAGGTTGACGGGATCACCGATGCATTCCATTGGAGCGTCGTGATCAGGGGGAGGGCGACAAGGATGAACACGGACGCTGCCATCGCAGCATCCGGGGTTCTCCAGCTCATCTCGAGCAGCCCCACCGCGAAGCACAACTATCTGCGGCTCGTCCCCGACACGGTCACCGGCCGCCGATTCGCTGTCGGCAGTTCCGCTCCGGCGAGAGCGGACGATGCTCGTGCGACACCGGAGCGGGAGATCGTGACGGAGGAACACGTCACGCCGCGGGGCCGTACGCCGCATCGGACGGCGGACAAGCCGCAGCCGATTCCACACCTCCGGCCGTGGACAGGCGGCTGA
- a CDS encoding universal stress protein, with the protein MKDDEVLPAIVHAAADEANAREETLQLIHSSGEGLVPAPIEIGGPVLDRAAAMAVERAPNARLRIRASERPPAEALLDASRNASLLVIGAGHPRGAGHALGAVTHDVLVNINAPVLVVRPTA; encoded by the coding sequence GTGAAAGACGACGAGGTCTTGCCGGCGATTGTTCACGCCGCCGCCGACGAGGCGAATGCCCGAGAGGAAACCCTCCAGTTGATACATTCATCCGGCGAGGGCCTCGTCCCGGCGCCCATCGAGATCGGAGGACCCGTTCTCGATCGCGCCGCCGCCATGGCCGTCGAGAGAGCACCGAACGCGAGGCTCCGAATCCGAGCCAGCGAGCGCCCTCCCGCAGAGGCTCTGCTCGACGCCTCCCGGAATGCATCGCTCCTCGTGATCGGAGCGGGGCATCCGCGAGGAGCCGGTCACGCTCTCGGAGCGGTGACCCACGACGTGCTCGTGAACATCAATGCCCCGGTCCTCGTCGTCCGTCCAACAGCATGA
- a CDS encoding GAF domain-containing protein, translating into MNKKDLEFPDRRRSELENTIGELLDRAHLVLASQERLRSLLRANQAVVEDLELEQVLRHIAEAAVTLVDAQYGALGVIDREGRLEQFIHVGMPAALAEEIGHLPEGHGILGAVIESAHPIRLDDLGGDPRSVGFPAHHPPMGTFLGVPIRVHGEIYGNLYLTNRAGGSFTDEDEELVLALASTAAIAIDNARRFEESLRLQRLSSALAEITAALLSPDAGEVFGVLAERVASLVEADLVCIVVPDPLTGRYLVDTARGMGAGSLEGSEVSGDNAVISQAMESGGAVASDGPTGALSTDPQFAVGSTVAVPLVVAGTPAGALYVTRDANGSRFSPEDLSTLAEFAAQAGLALALAQARTDRQRLDLIEERARIARDLHDNVIQRLFGTGLGLQALAAKIPAHAATIAAQVGEIDAAIADFRTAIFTLQTSDPGSVRHRVLDVANEITPRLASSPRITFAGPVDLLVTGELADDVVAVVRESLSNVARHARATATEVSLSVSSSHITIVVDDDGIGMPARPSRTSGTANLATRARTHGGACNIEPRSTGGTRVRWHVPLESAQAAE; encoded by the coding sequence ATGAACAAGAAGGATCTCGAGTTCCCCGACCGGCGGCGCTCGGAGCTGGAGAACACGATCGGGGAGCTACTCGATCGCGCCCATCTCGTCCTCGCCTCGCAAGAGCGGTTGAGGAGCCTGCTCCGTGCCAACCAGGCCGTGGTCGAGGATCTGGAACTCGAGCAGGTGCTTCGTCACATCGCGGAAGCGGCTGTCACCCTGGTCGATGCCCAATACGGTGCGCTCGGCGTCATCGATCGGGAGGGACGCCTCGAACAGTTCATCCACGTCGGGATGCCGGCGGCTCTGGCCGAGGAGATCGGACACCTTCCCGAAGGGCATGGCATCCTCGGGGCCGTCATCGAGAGCGCGCACCCGATCCGCCTCGACGATCTCGGTGGTGATCCGCGTTCGGTCGGTTTCCCAGCCCACCACCCGCCTATGGGCACCTTCCTCGGGGTGCCGATTCGTGTGCACGGCGAGATCTACGGCAACCTGTACCTCACCAACCGCGCAGGGGGGAGCTTCACCGACGAGGACGAGGAGCTGGTCCTCGCCCTCGCATCGACCGCGGCGATCGCGATCGACAATGCGCGCCGCTTCGAGGAGTCCCTTCGGCTGCAACGGCTGAGCAGCGCACTGGCCGAGATCACCGCAGCCCTCCTGTCCCCGGATGCCGGAGAGGTATTCGGCGTTCTCGCCGAGCGCGTCGCATCGCTCGTGGAGGCGGACCTGGTCTGCATCGTCGTCCCCGATCCTCTTACGGGGAGATACCTTGTCGACACGGCGCGGGGGATGGGCGCTGGATCCCTGGAAGGCTCCGAAGTGTCCGGTGACAATGCGGTGATCTCCCAAGCGATGGAAAGTGGGGGTGCAGTAGCCTCCGACGGGCCGACGGGTGCGCTTTCCACCGACCCTCAGTTCGCCGTCGGTTCGACGGTCGCTGTTCCTCTGGTCGTAGCGGGCACTCCCGCCGGAGCTCTCTATGTGACGCGTGATGCGAACGGCAGTCGGTTCTCACCCGAGGATCTTTCGACGCTGGCAGAGTTCGCCGCCCAGGCAGGGCTCGCGCTCGCTCTCGCGCAAGCACGCACCGATCGTCAACGGCTGGATCTGATCGAGGAGCGGGCCCGGATCGCCCGAGACCTTCACGACAACGTCATCCAGCGGCTCTTCGGCACCGGTCTCGGTCTGCAGGCGCTCGCCGCGAAGATCCCCGCTCACGCTGCGACGATCGCCGCACAGGTCGGTGAGATAGATGCCGCGATCGCGGACTTCCGCACAGCGATCTTCACTCTTCAGACATCCGACCCGGGGTCGGTCCGCCACCGCGTGCTCGATGTGGCGAACGAGATCACGCCGCGCCTCGCCAGCTCACCCCGGATCACCTTCGCGGGTCCCGTCGACCTTCTCGTGACGGGCGAACTCGCCGACGACGTCGTCGCCGTGGTGCGGGAATCGCTCAGCAACGTCGCGCGTCATGCGAGAGCGACGGCCACGGAGGTCAGCCTCTCCGTGTCTTCCTCGCACATCACGATCGTCGTGGACGATGACGGGATCGGGATGCCCGCGCGTCCCTCACGCACGAGCGGCACGGCGAACCTCGCCACTCGCGCGCGCACGCATGGCGGCGCCTGCAACATCGAGCCGCGAAGCACGGGCGGGACACGGGTGCGATGGCACGTCCCCCTCGAATCGGCTCAGGCCGCGGAGTAG
- a CDS encoding zinc-dependent alcohol dehydrogenase has translation MRAAVVTEFGSPAHVEERPIPQPGPGQVLVRLETCGLCHTDIHAMHGDWPVKPSLPLVPGHEGVGIIEQLGDGVTNRTIGQRVAMPWLGHACGECRFCIDGRENLCEQQYNNGYAVDGGFGEYMLADSRFATPVPDGVTALDAAPLTCAGVTTYAAIKNARVTPGETVVIFGVGGLGHLAVQYARLVGAKVIAVDVTDEKLELASELGADHVVNARNVDPIEQIRSLGGADVAVVLAVAPTVFDQAFTSLNRGGRLVLVSLPAGGELTVPIFDTVLKGISIIGSIVGTRQDLAEVFALHAAGRTRVVTETRELQQVNSSVDEVLAGTVPARLVFQYHTADVVPFSASALAAR, from the coding sequence ATGCGAGCAGCAGTTGTCACAGAATTCGGTTCGCCGGCGCACGTCGAGGAGCGCCCGATCCCGCAGCCCGGTCCCGGACAAGTTCTGGTCCGCCTCGAGACGTGCGGGCTGTGCCACACCGATATCCATGCCATGCACGGAGACTGGCCGGTGAAGCCGAGTCTTCCTCTGGTTCCCGGGCACGAAGGCGTGGGGATCATCGAGCAGCTCGGAGACGGGGTGACGAACCGCACGATCGGGCAGCGGGTCGCGATGCCGTGGCTCGGACACGCGTGCGGCGAGTGTCGGTTCTGCATCGACGGCCGCGAGAACCTCTGCGAGCAGCAGTACAACAACGGCTACGCCGTGGACGGCGGATTCGGCGAGTACATGCTGGCCGACTCGCGTTTCGCCACCCCGGTTCCCGACGGCGTCACCGCACTCGACGCCGCACCCCTCACCTGCGCGGGAGTCACGACGTACGCAGCGATCAAGAACGCGCGCGTCACCCCAGGAGAAACCGTCGTGATCTTCGGTGTCGGGGGACTCGGACACCTCGCCGTGCAGTACGCCCGCCTCGTGGGGGCGAAAGTCATCGCGGTGGATGTCACGGACGAGAAGCTGGAGCTGGCATCCGAGCTCGGCGCGGATCACGTCGTCAACGCGCGCAACGTGGATCCGATCGAGCAGATCCGGAGTCTCGGAGGAGCGGACGTGGCCGTGGTTCTCGCCGTCGCACCCACCGTCTTCGATCAGGCATTCACTTCACTGAATCGGGGAGGTCGACTGGTTCTCGTCTCCCTGCCCGCCGGCGGCGAGCTGACCGTGCCGATCTTCGACACCGTGCTCAAGGGCATCAGCATCATCGGCTCCATCGTCGGTACCCGGCAGGACCTCGCCGAAGTCTTCGCCCTGCATGCCGCCGGACGCACCAGGGTCGTCACGGAGACGCGCGAACTGCAGCAGGTGAACTCGTCCGTCGACGAGGTGCTCGCCGGTACGGTGCCCGCTCGACTCGTGTTCCAGTACCACACGGCGGACGTCGTGCCGTTCTCAGCGTCAGCACTCGCCGCCCGGTGA
- a CDS encoding response regulator, with protein sequence MFRIFLVDDHEVVRRGVADLLDAQPDLTVIGEAATVREAAARVAATLPDVVVLDVHLPDGSGIDLCRQIRQAHPKVQCLILSAFDDDDAVFAAVMGDAAGYLVKTLRTGELVAAVRAVAEGQRLLKPSMVRHVTRSVSRAEEDDPRFGALSLREKQILTLIAEGLSNRQIGERLGLAEKTVKNYVSSLLSKLGLERRTQAAVLQTERANRPADHSFGR encoded by the coding sequence GTGTTCCGGATCTTCCTCGTCGACGACCACGAAGTGGTTCGGCGCGGTGTCGCCGACCTCTTGGATGCACAACCGGATCTCACCGTGATCGGCGAGGCGGCGACTGTGCGCGAAGCGGCCGCGCGTGTCGCTGCGACCCTGCCGGACGTCGTCGTGCTCGACGTGCATCTCCCCGACGGCAGCGGCATCGATCTGTGCCGTCAGATCCGGCAGGCGCATCCGAAAGTGCAATGTCTGATACTCAGCGCCTTCGACGATGACGATGCGGTTTTCGCGGCCGTGATGGGGGACGCGGCAGGCTACCTGGTGAAGACGCTGCGCACCGGTGAACTCGTGGCAGCGGTCCGCGCCGTCGCGGAAGGCCAGAGATTGCTGAAACCATCGATGGTGCGACATGTCACGCGCAGTGTCAGTCGAGCTGAGGAAGACGACCCGCGTTTCGGCGCGTTGAGTCTGCGCGAGAAGCAGATACTCACCCTCATCGCCGAGGGGCTGTCGAATCGGCAGATCGGCGAGCGACTCGGCCTGGCGGAGAAGACGGTGAAGAACTACGTGTCCTCCCTCCTGAGCAAGCTGGGACTCGAACGACGCACGCAGGCGGCAGTCCTCCAGACCGAGCGGGCGAATCGCCCGGCCGATCACTCGTTCGGTCGGTGA
- a CDS encoding nuclear transport factor 2 family protein, with protein sequence MSAIDVVGQYGAAIAAGDMDALVATLADDVVWHQPGANQRSGDHVGPDAVLAHLGAFMELSGGTFALETESATESGQLVATTVRFTARREGAADLDQHGVDVFRVEGDRIAEIWLISEDQDAEDLFWG encoded by the coding sequence ATGTCGGCGATCGACGTGGTGGGACAGTACGGAGCCGCAATCGCGGCGGGAGACATGGATGCGCTGGTCGCGACACTCGCGGATGACGTGGTGTGGCATCAGCCGGGCGCCAACCAGCGCTCGGGCGATCACGTGGGGCCGGACGCGGTCCTTGCGCATCTGGGTGCATTCATGGAGCTGAGCGGCGGAACCTTCGCGCTCGAGACCGAGTCCGCGACGGAGAGCGGTCAGCTCGTCGCCACGACCGTGCGGTTCACGGCCCGGCGCGAAGGTGCTGCAGATCTCGACCAGCACGGCGTCGACGTGTTCCGCGTCGAGGGCGATCGGATCGCGGAGATCTGGCTGATCAGCGAGGACCAGGATGCAGAGGACCTCTTCTGGGGCTGA
- a CDS encoding flavodoxin family protein, translating into MTTDHPQEPGPTVTIVFESLFGSTRQVAEAIADGIRETTPVSVMSVVDAPALTDCDVLVVGAPTHAHSLSRPASRTEAESWARDPAKHLRFEGDSRATGVREWIDRCPSPRIGYVAFDTRVDMPRIFTGSAASAIAKRLRKHDLREVVPSESFLVDKDSHLLPAEIDRARRWGRAIASAVAASARPETSMKR; encoded by the coding sequence GTGACCACCGACCATCCGCAAGAACCGGGTCCGACGGTGACCATCGTGTTCGAATCGCTGTTCGGCAGCACGCGGCAGGTGGCAGAGGCCATCGCGGACGGAATCCGGGAGACCACCCCCGTGTCGGTGATGTCCGTTGTCGATGCACCCGCCCTCACTGACTGCGACGTCCTGGTCGTCGGCGCGCCGACGCACGCGCATTCGCTGAGTCGGCCTGCATCCCGGACGGAAGCCGAAAGCTGGGCACGCGACCCGGCGAAACATCTGCGGTTCGAAGGGGACAGCCGCGCCACCGGAGTGAGGGAGTGGATCGACCGCTGCCCGTCCCCGCGGATCGGCTACGTCGCGTTCGACACCCGCGTCGACATGCCGCGGATCTTCACCGGCTCGGCAGCTTCCGCGATCGCGAAGCGGCTGAGAAAGCACGACCTACGCGAGGTCGTCCCCTCGGAGAGCTTTCTCGTCGACAAGGACAGTCATCTGCTGCCGGCGGAGATCGACCGTGCACGTCGCTGGGGGCGCGCGATCGCAAGCGCCGTAGCGGCGTCGGCGCGTCCGGAGACTTCGATGAAGCGATGA
- a CDS encoding universal stress protein: MIEIARPQPVIVGVDGSAASVEALALAATIARAVGAPLQAITTWTYPVMLDPLDPGSDWSSEEEAQRLLDDAVREAFQGHPPDGFRASTLPGPAARVLLEQSDRATMLVVGSRGCGGFRRLLLGSVSAACAAHAHCPVLVVHAPVLDERLRTS, from the coding sequence ATGATCGAGATCGCCCGACCCCAGCCCGTCATTGTGGGCGTCGACGGCTCCGCAGCGTCCGTGGAGGCACTCGCGCTGGCCGCGACGATCGCCCGCGCCGTCGGCGCGCCACTCCAGGCGATCACCACCTGGACGTACCCGGTGATGCTCGATCCGCTGGACCCCGGTTCCGACTGGTCATCCGAAGAGGAGGCGCAGCGCCTTCTCGACGACGCCGTTCGCGAAGCCTTTCAAGGGCATCCTCCCGATGGTTTCCGCGCGTCCACCCTCCCCGGTCCAGCCGCTCGGGTGCTACTCGAACAGAGCGATCGCGCGACCATGCTGGTCGTCGGCAGCCGTGGTTGCGGCGGGTTCCGGAGACTACTGCTCGGTTCGGTGAGCGCCGCCTGTGCCGCCCATGCGCACTGCCCCGTCCTCGTCGTGCATGCGCCTGTTCTCGACGAGCGCCTGCGAACCTCGTGA